The following coding sequences lie in one Fusarium poae strain DAOMC 252244 chromosome 1, whole genome shotgun sequence genomic window:
- a CDS encoding hypothetical protein (BUSCO:7039at5125), translated as MLQTPSRASTASSSSFQPISRQNTMSSYDGSRSARQSKRYSMSALYMSISANEGDLQIEDELAKAQKALRDLKSKISSQSKKNFVLEKDVRYLDSRIALLIQNRMALEEQNEVASHLEDALEMQQGGFPNDDKTQKYGNLLFLLQSEPRHIAHLCRLVSMSEIDSLLQTVMFTIYGNQYESREEHLLLTMFQSVLTYQFDNTPDYSSLLRANTPVSRMMTTYTRRGPGQSFLKSVLADRINGLIELKDLDLEINPLKVYERMIEQIEEDTGQLPPHLPKGITGEQAAENPQVQAIIEPRLTMLTEIANGFLTTIIEGLEEAPYGIRWICKQIRSLTKRKYPDANDQVICTLIGGFFFLRFINPAIVTPKSYMLIDGTPAERPRRTLTYIAKMLQNLANKPSYAKEPYMAKLQPFIHQNKDRINKFMIDLCEVQDFYESLEMDNYVALSKKDLELEITLNEVYAMHSLIDKHHAELWKDDNSHLAIIMSELGSSPPQLPRKENRVINLPLFSRWESAIGDLTAALDITQEEVYFMEAKSIFVQVMRSIPSTSGVARRPLRLERIADAAATNRSDAVMVRKGIRAMELLSQLQEMHVIDKADQFSLLRDEVEQELQHLGSLKEGVITETQKLQEVYKTIRDHNVYLNGQLETYKSYLHNVRSQSEGTKRKQQKQQVLGPYKFTHQQLEKEGVIQKSNVPDNRRANIYFNFTSPLPGTFVISLHYKGRNRGLLELDLKLDDLLEMQKDNQDDLDLEYVQFNVPKVLALLNKRFARKKGW; from the exons ATGTTACAAACACCATCTCGAGCTTCTaccgcctcctcctcttccttccagCCTATATCTCGTCAGAACACCATGTCTTCCTATGATGGTTCGCGCTCTGCGCGCCAGTCGAAGCGCTATTCCATGTCGGCATTGTATATGTCGATTTCTGCCAACGAAGGAGACCTTCAAATCGAAGATGAACTTGCCAAAG CTCAAAAGGCCTTGCGTGACCTCAAATCGAAAATTTCATCCCAGTCTAAGAAGAACTTCGTCCTGGAGAAGGATGTTCGATACCTGGACTCCCGAATCGCATTGCTTATCCAGAACCGTATGGCTTTGGAAGAG CAAAACGAAGTCGCCAGCCATCTTGAAGATGCCCTTGAAATGCAGCAGGGTGGTTTCCCAAACGACGATAAGACGCAAAAATACGGAAACCTTCTGTTCCTTCTGCAGTCTGAGCCCAGGCACATTGCTCATCTTTGCCGATTGGTTTCCATGTCCGAGATTGACTCTTTGCTCCAGACAGTCATGTTCACCATCTACGGAAATCAATACGAGAGTCGTGAAGAACACCTTCTCCTCACTATGTTTCAG TCCGTTTTGACATATCAATTCGACAATACTCCCGACTACTCTTCCTTGCTTCGCGCCAACACACCCGTTTCCCGAATGATGACAACATACACTCGAAGAGGACCTGGTCAGAGTTTCCTCAAGTCGGTACTTGCTGATAGAATCAATGGCTTGATCGAATTGAAGGATCTTGATCTCGAAATCAACCCGCTCAAAGTTTACGAGCGAATGATCGAACAGATTGAGGAGGATACCGGCCAACTCCCCCCTCATCTCCCCAAGGGAATTACGGGCGAGCAGGCTGCTGAGAACCCTCAGGTTCAGGCCATCATCGAGCCCCGCCTGACTATGTTGACCGAGATTGCTAACGGCTTCTTGACCACCATTATCGAGGGACTCGAGGAAGCGCCTTACGGTATCCGCTGGATTTGCAAGCAGATTAGGAGCTTGACCAAACGCAAGTATCCTGACGCTAATGACCAGGTCATCTGTACTCTAATCGGCGGATTCTTCTTCCTGCGCTTTATCAACCCTGCAATCGTCACTCCCAAATCGTACATGCTCATCGATGGGACCCCAGCCGAGCGACCACGACGAACTCTGACCTATATCGCCAAGATGCTTCAGAACCTTGCGAACAAGCCATCATACGCCAAGGAGCCGTACATGGCTAAGCTCCAGCCGTTCATTCACCAGAACAAGGACAGGATCAACAAATTCATGATTGACCTCTGTGAGGTACAGGATTTCTATGAGAGTCTCGAAATGGACAACTACGTCGCTCTTTCGAAGAAAGACCTCGAGCTTGAGATCACTCTCAACGAAGTTTACGCCATGCACTCGTTGATTGACAAGCACCATGCGGAGCTGTGGAAGGATGACAATTCGCATcttgccatcatcatgtcGGAACTGGGGTCCTCACCTCCCCAGCTACCACGCAAAGAGAACAGGGTCATCAACTTGCCCTTGTTCAGCCGATGGGAATCAGCCATCGGTGATCTCACAGCAGCTTTGGATATCACTCAAGAGGAAGTGTATTTTATGGAAGCCAAGTCGATTTTCGTCCAAGTCATGCGATCAATTCCATCAACAAGCGGCGTAGCCAGGCGCCCGCTGCGACTGGAACGtattgctgatgctgcagCCACAAACCGCAGTGATGCAGTGATGGTGCGCAAGGGTATTCGTGCCATGGAGCTGCTTTCTCAGCTTCAGGAAATGCATGTTATCGACAAGGCCGACCAATTCAGTCTCCTCCGCGATGAAGTTGAGCAAGAACTCCAGCATCTTGGCTCCCTCAAGGAAGGTGTGATCACTGAAACCCAGAAGTTGCAGGAGGTCTATAAGACCATCCGCGACCACAACGTGTATCTCAACGGACAGCTTGAGACTTACAAGAGCTACCTGCACAACGTTCGATCGCAAAGCGAGGGTACTAAGAGAAAGCAGCAGAAGCAGCAAGTTCTTGGTCCATACAAGTTCACCCATCAGCAGCTCGAGAAGGAGGGTGTCATTCAGAAGAGTAATGTTCCCGATAACAGACGGGCCAACATCTACTTCAACTTCACTAGTCCACTGCCGGGAACCTTTGTTATCTCATTGCACTACAAGG GTCGCAACAGAGGCTTACTTGAGTTGGACCTCAAGCTGGATGATTTGCTCGAAATGCAAAAAGATAACCAGGATGATCTTGATCTCGAATACGTCCAGTTCAACGTACCAAAGGTGTTGGCATT